A single genomic interval of Nocardioides nitrophenolicus harbors:
- a CDS encoding cytochrome P450: MTTAAGLVFDPYDYAFHEDPYPTYQRLRDEAPVFHAATDDLWVISRHQHVFEVLRDDVVFSNRMGVSLDASAWNPEAHRVMSFLGLDGAEQSRIRRLVSAAFTPRRVRELTPEVQALTERYLARTFAANAAHGEADWIADFAGKLPMDVISEMMGVPVADRDEVRRLADLVVHREDGVRDVPEAGVEASFALFGYYGEMVAQRRKAPTDDLTSALVAAEVDGDRLTDGEIMAFLFLMVVAGNETTTKLLGNALLHLAANPAQQARVLADSALVPAWIEETLRHDTSSQMLARYVVEDVEVGGVLIPGGSKALVLLGSANRDERVFTEPTVFDIDRDKAELSQILSFGTGRHFCLGANLARLEARVVLEELVRRVAGFEVHAERAVRVHSTSVRGFASLPVTFTERSS; encoded by the coding sequence ATGACCACCGCCGCCGGGCTCGTCTTCGACCCCTACGACTACGCCTTCCACGAGGACCCGTACCCGACCTACCAACGGCTGCGCGACGAGGCGCCCGTCTTCCACGCGGCCACCGACGACCTGTGGGTGATCTCGCGCCATCAGCACGTCTTCGAGGTGCTGCGCGACGACGTGGTGTTCTCCAACCGGATGGGCGTCTCGCTCGACGCGTCGGCGTGGAACCCCGAGGCACACCGGGTGATGAGCTTCCTCGGCCTCGACGGCGCGGAGCAGTCGCGCATCCGCCGGCTGGTCTCCGCCGCGTTCACCCCGCGCCGGGTGCGAGAGCTGACGCCGGAGGTGCAGGCGCTGACCGAGCGCTACCTGGCGCGCACCTTCGCGGCCAATGCGGCGCACGGCGAGGCCGACTGGATCGCCGACTTCGCGGGCAAGCTCCCGATGGACGTCATCTCCGAGATGATGGGCGTGCCGGTGGCCGACCGCGACGAGGTACGACGACTCGCGGACCTGGTGGTGCACCGCGAGGACGGGGTGCGCGACGTGCCCGAGGCCGGTGTGGAGGCGTCCTTCGCGCTCTTCGGCTACTACGGGGAGATGGTGGCGCAGCGCCGCAAGGCGCCCACCGACGACCTCACCTCGGCGCTGGTGGCCGCCGAGGTCGACGGCGACCGGCTCACCGACGGCGAGATCATGGCCTTCCTGTTCCTCATGGTGGTCGCCGGCAACGAGACCACCACCAAGCTGCTCGGCAACGCGCTCCTCCACCTCGCCGCGAACCCGGCGCAGCAGGCGCGGGTCCTCGCCGACAGCGCCCTGGTGCCGGCGTGGATCGAGGAGACCCTGCGTCACGACACGTCCAGCCAGATGCTGGCCAGGTACGTCGTGGAGGACGTCGAGGTCGGCGGGGTGCTGATCCCGGGCGGGTCGAAGGCGCTCGTGCTGCTCGGCAGCGCCAACCGCGACGAGCGGGTGTTCACCGAGCCCACCGTCTTCGACATCGACCGCGACAAGGCCGAGCTGTCGCAGATCCTCAGCTTCGGCACCGGCCGGCACTTCTGCCTCGGCGCCAACCTGGCCCGGCTCGAGGCGCGGGTGGTGCTCGAGGAGCTGGTGCGGCGGGTCGCGGGCTTCGAGGTGCACGCCGAGCGCGCGGTGCGGGTGCACTCCACCAGCGTGCGGGGCTTCGCGTCGCTGCCCGTCACGTTCACCGAACGGAGCTCCTGA
- a CDS encoding TetR/AcrR family transcriptional regulator has product MSSQVFEAPRQGLNPRQAETVERLLAAGLEELRAVGHEALTVRTVAQRAGVSPATAYTYLASKNHLFAELFWRHLTSAEIAQAATGTPTERLQATMRALTARIVEEPELAAAVTPALLGSDPDVARLRLKIGGAFLARFEAALGEQADPAVLEVLVLTFSGALLQAGMGLLTYDQIAERLVAAVDVIMRGNR; this is encoded by the coding sequence GTGTCCAGTCAGGTGTTCGAGGCGCCGCGCCAGGGGTTGAACCCGCGCCAGGCCGAGACGGTGGAGCGGCTGCTGGCCGCCGGTCTCGAGGAGCTGCGGGCGGTCGGTCACGAGGCGCTGACGGTGCGCACGGTCGCGCAGCGGGCGGGGGTCTCGCCGGCGACGGCGTACACCTATCTCGCCTCCAAGAACCACCTCTTCGCCGAGCTCTTCTGGCGCCACCTCACCTCGGCCGAGATCGCCCAGGCCGCCACGGGTACGCCGACCGAGCGGCTCCAGGCCACCATGCGCGCCCTCACCGCGCGGATCGTCGAGGAGCCCGAGCTGGCGGCGGCGGTCACCCCCGCCCTGCTCGGCTCCGATCCCGACGTCGCGCGACTGCGGCTCAAGATCGGCGGCGCGTTCCTGGCCCGCTTCGAGGCGGCGCTGGGGGAGCAGGCCGACCCGGCCGTGCTCGAGGTGCTGGTGCTGACCTTCTCCGGCGCGCTGCTGCAGGCCGGGATGGGGCTGCTGACCTACGACCAGATCGCCGAGCGGCTGGTCGCGGCCGTGGACGTGATCATGCGAGGGAACCGATGA
- a CDS encoding cytochrome P450, protein MTLADIPEVSTVLDDQGADVPAIIKGTGHLPEMRVDPIALFHRVRKECGDVGRFRLADKQVVLVTGAEANEAFFRAPDDVLDQAAAYPFMTPIFGKGVVFDASPEERQQMLKNQALRGDMMRGHARTIEAEIRRMVADWGDEGEIDLLDFFAELTIYTTSSCLIGKPFRDQLDGSFAEVYHRLEHGTDAIAYVDPYADIESFRVRDRAREELVAKVQAILDARLARGEVPKEERDLLDVLIAVGMDADYITGIFISMMFAGHHTSSGTASWAMIELLRNPHVMADVVAELDVLYADGSEVSFQALRSIPVLEAALKETLRLHPPLVILMRLVQADFELLGHTIPAGTVLAASPRVSNRIEEDFPKADSFDPGRYVDPRQEDLQHRWTWIPFGAGKHRCVGNAFAMMQMKAIFSVILRDFTFEPVQDLDSYRDDFTKMVIQLAQPARVRYRRRVRETR, encoded by the coding sequence GTGACGCTCGCCGACATCCCCGAGGTCTCGACGGTGCTCGACGACCAGGGTGCCGACGTACCCGCGATCATCAAGGGCACCGGTCACCTGCCCGAGATGCGGGTCGACCCGATCGCGCTCTTCCACCGGGTGCGCAAGGAGTGCGGCGACGTCGGCCGGTTCCGGCTCGCCGACAAGCAGGTCGTGCTGGTCACGGGCGCGGAGGCCAACGAGGCGTTCTTCCGGGCGCCCGACGACGTGCTCGACCAGGCGGCGGCGTACCCCTTCATGACGCCGATCTTCGGCAAGGGCGTGGTCTTCGACGCCTCACCCGAGGAGCGCCAGCAGATGCTGAAGAACCAGGCGCTGCGCGGCGACATGATGCGCGGGCACGCGCGGACCATCGAGGCCGAGATCCGCCGGATGGTCGCCGACTGGGGCGACGAGGGTGAGATCGACCTGCTCGACTTCTTCGCCGAGCTGACCATCTACACCACCTCGTCGTGCCTGATCGGCAAGCCCTTCCGCGACCAGCTCGACGGATCCTTCGCCGAGGTCTACCACCGGCTCGAGCACGGCACCGACGCCATCGCGTACGTCGACCCGTACGCCGACATCGAGAGCTTCCGGGTCCGTGACCGGGCCCGCGAGGAGCTGGTCGCCAAGGTGCAGGCGATCCTCGACGCGCGGCTGGCGCGGGGCGAGGTGCCCAAGGAGGAGCGGGACCTGCTCGACGTGCTGATCGCGGTCGGCATGGACGCCGACTACATCACCGGCATCTTCATCTCGATGATGTTCGCCGGGCACCACACCTCCTCCGGCACCGCCTCCTGGGCGATGATCGAGCTGCTCCGCAACCCACACGTGATGGCCGACGTGGTCGCCGAGCTGGACGTGCTCTACGCCGACGGCAGCGAGGTCTCCTTCCAGGCGCTGCGCTCGATCCCGGTGCTGGAGGCCGCGCTGAAGGAGACGCTGCGGCTGCATCCGCCGCTGGTCATCCTGATGCGGCTGGTGCAGGCGGACTTCGAGCTGCTCGGGCACACCATCCCCGCCGGCACCGTGCTCGCCGCCTCGCCGCGGGTGTCGAACCGGATCGAGGAGGACTTCCCGAAGGCCGACTCCTTCGACCCGGGACGGTACGTCGACCCGCGCCAGGAGGACCTGCAGCACCGCTGGACCTGGATCCCGTTCGGTGCGGGCAAGCACCGCTGCGTCGGGAACGCCTTCGCGATGATGCAGATGAAGGCGATCTTCTCGGTGATCCTGCGCGACTTCACCTTCGAGCCGGTGCAGGACCTGGACTCCTATCGCGACGACTTCACGAAGATGGTCATCCAGCTCGCCCAGCCCGCGCGCGTCCGGTACCGGCGTCGGGTGAGGGAGACGCGATGA
- a CDS encoding sigma-70 family RNA polymerase sigma factor has protein sequence MTVSGPPADDATLVAGVLAGDRHAFAGVYERYADRLHDFAYSLLRNREEAADCVADSFVVLAEKVGQLRDRSRLRPWLYSVVRNECLRTLRGRAREAHDDEWLAAMPDLGGGPEQQVTDAAVQDELRELVWAAVEGLNDRDRALLDLHLRQGLEGAELAAAMDVTPQSSYVMLSRARDQVERALGALLVARRGSELCADLSGILDGWDGRFSPLIRKRVSRHIDGCEACETRRRLMVSPLALLAGVPAFAAPAALRDRVLEDERLVAHYIDDPVLPPPGDAGHQSTPRRPLLVVGLVLLLLALGGAAALTWWPEDTAPAVATDPATTATAPSPTTVATSAPTPSEPAPTTAAEPSPPTTPTAPTAPTAATEPTSTGATVAAPGELQVSTRTLRLGARSGGSVRLSNTGGTALSYAVRSRVAWLSVSRTSGSLEPGADSGLTVTVDRSTLAEGSSTGAVAVSWSGGTVLVSVQAAVDRPPVIGALQIGGPTDCTGRTVTATASDTTLRSVRVAWSGPSGNGQQAMSASGGGWTASIGPFPIGGSVTATVTAVDRAGHTSTRSTSFDVDPCPG, from the coding sequence ATGACTGTCTCGGGCCCGCCCGCGGACGACGCGACCCTCGTGGCCGGCGTCCTCGCGGGCGACCGGCACGCCTTCGCCGGTGTCTACGAGCGGTACGCCGACCGGCTGCACGACTTCGCCTACTCCCTGCTGCGCAACCGCGAGGAGGCGGCCGACTGCGTGGCGGACTCCTTCGTCGTCCTGGCGGAGAAGGTCGGCCAGCTCCGGGACCGGTCGCGGCTGCGGCCGTGGCTGTACTCCGTGGTCCGCAACGAGTGCCTGCGCACCCTGCGCGGCCGGGCCCGAGAGGCGCACGACGACGAGTGGCTGGCCGCCATGCCTGACCTCGGCGGTGGGCCCGAGCAGCAGGTCACCGACGCGGCGGTCCAGGACGAGCTGCGCGAGCTGGTCTGGGCGGCGGTCGAGGGGCTCAACGACCGCGACCGGGCGCTGCTCGACCTGCACCTGCGCCAGGGGCTGGAGGGCGCGGAGCTCGCGGCGGCGATGGACGTCACCCCGCAGAGCTCGTACGTCATGCTCAGCCGGGCCCGCGACCAGGTCGAGCGCGCGCTCGGCGCGCTGCTCGTGGCGCGACGCGGCAGCGAGCTCTGCGCGGACCTGAGCGGCATCCTCGACGGCTGGGACGGCCGGTTCTCACCACTGATCCGCAAGCGGGTCTCCCGCCACATCGACGGCTGCGAGGCCTGCGAGACCCGGCGCCGGCTCATGGTCAGCCCACTCGCGCTGCTCGCCGGCGTTCCCGCGTTCGCGGCCCCCGCCGCGCTGCGCGACCGGGTGCTCGAGGACGAGCGACTGGTCGCCCACTACATCGACGACCCGGTGCTCCCGCCCCCGGGCGACGCGGGCCACCAGAGCACGCCACGGCGCCCGCTGCTCGTCGTGGGCCTGGTCCTGCTGCTGCTCGCGCTCGGCGGCGCCGCCGCCCTCACCTGGTGGCCGGAGGACACCGCACCCGCGGTCGCCACCGACCCGGCGACCACCGCCACCGCGCCGTCGCCCACCACCGTCGCGACGAGTGCCCCCACCCCGAGCGAGCCCGCGCCCACGACGGCGGCCGAGCCCTCCCCACCCACCACCCCGACCGCCCCGACCGCCCCGACCGCCGCTACCGAGCCCACCTCGACCGGCGCCACCGTGGCCGCGCCGGGCGAGCTGCAGGTGTCGACCCGCACTCTCCGGCTGGGCGCTCGGTCCGGCGGCTCGGTGCGGCTGAGCAACACCGGCGGCACCGCCCTCTCGTACGCCGTGCGGTCGCGGGTGGCGTGGCTCTCGGTGTCGCGTACGTCGGGCTCGCTGGAGCCGGGCGCCGACTCCGGACTCACCGTCACCGTCGACCGCTCCACCCTCGCCGAGGGCAGCAGCACCGGCGCCGTCGCCGTGTCCTGGTCGGGCGGGACGGTGCTGGTGTCGGTCCAGGCCGCCGTCGACCGGCCGCCGGTGATCGGCGCCCTGCAGATCGGCGGCCCGACCGACTGCACCGGCCGCACCGTCACCGCCACCGCCTCCGACACCACGCTCCGGTCGGTCCGGGTCGCCTGGAGCGGCCCGAGCGGCAACGGGCAGCAGGCGATGTCGGCCTCCGGCGGCGGCTGGACCGCGAGCATCGGCCCGTTCCCGATCGGCGGCAGCGTCACGGCCACGGTCACCGCCGTCGACCGCGCCGGGCACACCAGCACCCGCTCGACCAGCTTCGACGTGGATCCCTGTCCCGGCTGA
- a CDS encoding nuclear transport factor 2 family protein — protein MSDLTRAEIEEFWDSWLQINRDVEAAGDWRPMAEWYAEDATYGWMYHPDEHFMAVGRDQIRDWAIGIEMDGLDGWHYDYVCTMIDEQKSMVLGFWKQRAGIIDDATGKEFEILGIGGSWFGLKRVTEGADAGQIKIDWQRDWFDLPSTGHTFVEILKSGKAPETLMKRLEVTGHGVPGHYHYEDLPSTLWPPPVEAGRYVTQAAPGVSS, from the coding sequence ATGAGTGACCTGACCCGGGCCGAGATCGAGGAGTTCTGGGACTCCTGGCTGCAGATCAACCGCGACGTCGAGGCGGCCGGCGACTGGCGGCCGATGGCCGAGTGGTACGCCGAGGACGCGACGTACGGCTGGATGTACCACCCCGACGAGCACTTCATGGCCGTCGGCCGCGACCAGATCCGGGACTGGGCGATCGGCATCGAGATGGACGGCCTCGACGGCTGGCACTACGACTACGTCTGCACCATGATCGACGAGCAGAAGTCGATGGTGCTGGGCTTCTGGAAGCAGCGCGCGGGGATCATCGACGACGCCACCGGCAAGGAGTTCGAGATCCTCGGCATCGGCGGCTCGTGGTTCGGGCTCAAGCGGGTCACCGAGGGCGCCGACGCCGGCCAGATCAAGATCGACTGGCAGCGCGACTGGTTCGACCTGCCGTCGACCGGCCACACCTTCGTCGAGATCCTCAAGTCCGGCAAGGCACCCGAGACCCTGATGAAGCGGCTCGAGGTCACCGGGCACGGCGTTCCCGGGCACTACCACTACGAGGACCTGCCCTCGACGCTCTGGCCGCCGCCGGTCGAGGCCGGTCGGTACGTCACCCAGGCCGCTCCGGGGGTGTCGTCGTGA
- a CDS encoding aldehyde dehydrogenase — protein sequence MTALPPAAQQLIDGKLVAASSGETYPILDPASGSEIGVAPDGTAADVDAAIAAARRAFDESDWSTDVALRVRCLRQLHAALLENADAFRALTTAEVGMPGFMMGAAGFDVPVDGLRWVTDLLETYAFATDLGVAAPMGIPSRRTVHREPVGVVAAITPWNVPTQINLAKVGPALAAGCTVVLKPAPDTPWVAAELGRLAAEHTDLPPGVLNVVTPRSNEVASVLSTDPRVDMVSFTGSTVVGRAIMAAAAPTLKKVFLELGGKSAAIALDDADVGAVAGATAFAACIHAGQGCAITTRLIVPRDRYDEAVAVAASTMESIGARDPRDPGAICGPVISAAQRDRVAAYFSVALEEGGSFATGGSFIDRPGFWVQPTVVAGLDNSSRLAQEEIFGPVLVVIAHDGDDDAVRIANDSAYGLSGSVDSASLDRAKAVAARIRTGTLAVNGGVWFSPDAPFGGYKQSGLGREMGVAGFEEYLEIKTVAEPA from the coding sequence GTGACGGCGCTGCCTCCCGCCGCCCAGCAGCTGATCGACGGCAAGCTGGTCGCCGCCTCGTCCGGCGAGACCTACCCGATCCTCGACCCCGCCTCCGGCTCCGAGATCGGCGTCGCACCTGACGGTACGGCGGCCGACGTCGACGCCGCGATCGCCGCCGCCCGCCGGGCCTTCGACGAGAGCGACTGGTCGACCGACGTCGCGCTCCGGGTCAGGTGCCTGCGCCAGCTGCACGCCGCGCTGCTGGAGAACGCCGACGCCTTCCGCGCGCTGACGACGGCCGAGGTCGGCATGCCCGGCTTCATGATGGGTGCGGCCGGGTTCGACGTACCCGTCGACGGGCTGCGGTGGGTCACCGACCTGCTGGAGACCTACGCGTTCGCCACCGACCTCGGCGTCGCGGCGCCGATGGGGATCCCCTCGCGGCGGACCGTCCACCGGGAGCCGGTGGGTGTCGTCGCCGCGATCACGCCGTGGAACGTGCCGACCCAGATCAACCTCGCCAAGGTGGGTCCGGCCCTGGCCGCCGGCTGCACCGTCGTCCTCAAGCCCGCCCCCGACACCCCGTGGGTGGCCGCTGAGCTGGGGCGGCTGGCCGCCGAGCACACCGACCTCCCTCCGGGCGTCCTCAACGTCGTGACGCCGCGGTCCAACGAGGTCGCGTCGGTGCTGTCGACCGACCCCCGCGTCGACATGGTGTCCTTCACCGGCTCGACGGTGGTCGGCCGGGCGATCATGGCGGCGGCCGCGCCCACCCTGAAGAAGGTCTTCCTCGAGCTCGGCGGCAAGTCGGCGGCGATCGCCCTCGACGACGCGGACGTCGGCGCGGTGGCCGGCGCGACCGCCTTCGCCGCCTGCATCCACGCCGGCCAGGGCTGCGCCATCACCACCCGGCTGATCGTCCCCCGCGACAGGTACGACGAGGCGGTCGCCGTCGCGGCGTCGACGATGGAGTCGATCGGCGCACGCGATCCGCGGGACCCGGGCGCGATCTGCGGCCCGGTGATCTCGGCGGCGCAGCGCGACCGGGTGGCGGCGTACTTCTCGGTGGCGCTGGAGGAGGGGGGCAGCTTCGCCACCGGCGGCTCGTTCATCGACCGGCCCGGCTTCTGGGTGCAGCCCACTGTCGTGGCCGGCCTCGACAACTCGTCTCGGCTCGCGCAGGAGGAGATCTTCGGGCCGGTGCTGGTGGTGATCGCGCACGACGGCGACGACGACGCGGTCCGGATCGCCAACGACTCGGCGTACGGGCTCTCGGGGTCGGTCGACTCGGCGTCGCTGGACCGGGCGAAGGCCGTCGCCGCGCGGATCCGGACGGGGACGCTCGCGGTGAACGGGGGTGTGTGGTTCAGCCCGGACGCGCCGTTCGGCGGGTACAAGCAGTCCGGTCTCGGACGGGAGATGGGCGTGGCCGGGTTCGAGGAGTACCTGGAGATCAAGACGGTGGCGGAGCCGGCGTGA
- a CDS encoding SDR family oxidoreductase: MRFQNKIVVVTGAAQGIGEAYARALAGEGAAVVVADLNAEAGEQVAKQIEADGGQALFVPCDVSSAESAAALVSRTVERFGGIDHLVNNAAIYGSMEFNLLISVDWDYYKQFMAVNLDGALVMTRAVYPEIARRGGGAIVNQSSTAAYLYSGFYGLAKAGINSLTQQLAHELGGQRIRVNAIAPGPTDTEATRTQAGDAAKDIVRTSLAIKRMGSVDDMVGALLFLLSDDASWVTGQILAVDGGQTFRL, translated from the coding sequence ATGCGTTTCCAGAACAAGATCGTCGTCGTGACCGGCGCGGCGCAGGGCATCGGGGAGGCCTACGCCCGCGCGCTGGCCGGGGAGGGCGCGGCGGTCGTGGTCGCGGACCTCAACGCCGAGGCCGGGGAGCAGGTCGCGAAGCAGATTGAGGCCGACGGTGGCCAGGCGCTGTTCGTGCCCTGTGACGTCTCCTCCGCCGAGTCGGCCGCGGCCCTCGTCAGCAGGACCGTCGAGCGCTTCGGCGGCATCGACCACCTGGTCAACAATGCCGCGATCTACGGGAGCATGGAGTTCAACCTGCTGATCAGCGTCGACTGGGACTACTACAAGCAGTTCATGGCGGTGAACCTCGACGGCGCCCTCGTCATGACCCGGGCGGTCTACCCCGAGATCGCCAGGCGCGGCGGGGGCGCGATCGTCAACCAGTCCAGCACGGCGGCGTACCTCTACTCCGGCTTCTACGGGCTCGCCAAGGCCGGCATCAACAGCCTGACCCAGCAGCTCGCCCACGAGCTCGGCGGCCAGCGGATCCGGGTCAACGCGATCGCGCCGGGGCCGACCGACACCGAGGCGACCCGCACCCAGGCGGGCGACGCGGCCAAGGACATCGTCCGCACCAGCCTCGCGATCAAGCGGATGGGCTCGGTCGACGACATGGTGGGTGCGCTGCTGTTCCTGCTCTCCGACGACGCGTCGTGGGTCACCGGCCAGATCCTGGCGGTCGACGGCGGCCAGACCTTCCGGCTCTGA
- a CDS encoding SDR family oxidoreductase, with protein MAASRKPVHPDRRPAVVAGASSGIGAETVRALAAAGFPVALGARRVDRLEELAAEIRDAGGEVFVHPLDVASTASVEEFATAAAAALGDIEVVVSNAGLLAPGAIVDATTEELAAEFDVNVLGAHRLVRAFGTGMVERQRGDLVFVSSDTALRARPFMRGYSATKSGLEGLVEALQMELEGSGVRASVVRPGPTWSEMGSDWDADAGARVLTEWVKWGHARHSHFLKATAIAAAITTVVSAPRGVHISPVDVNPEAPIAKEES; from the coding sequence ATGGCCGCCTCGCGCAAGCCCGTCCACCCCGACCGCCGGCCGGCCGTGGTCGCCGGCGCCTCCTCCGGGATCGGCGCCGAGACCGTCCGCGCGCTGGCCGCCGCCGGCTTCCCGGTCGCCCTCGGGGCCCGTCGCGTGGACCGGCTCGAGGAGCTGGCCGCCGAGATCCGCGACGCCGGGGGAGAGGTGTTCGTGCACCCGCTCGACGTGGCCTCGACGGCGTCGGTCGAGGAGTTCGCGACCGCTGCGGCCGCGGCCCTCGGCGACATCGAGGTCGTCGTCAGCAATGCCGGGCTGCTGGCGCCCGGGGCGATCGTGGACGCGACGACCGAGGAGCTCGCGGCCGAGTTCGACGTCAACGTGCTGGGAGCGCATCGACTGGTCCGCGCCTTCGGTACGGGGATGGTCGAGCGGCAGCGCGGCGACCTGGTCTTCGTCTCCTCCGACACCGCGCTGCGGGCTCGCCCGTTCATGCGGGGCTACAGCGCCACGAAGTCCGGCCTGGAGGGCCTGGTCGAGGCGCTGCAGATGGAGCTCGAGGGCTCCGGCGTCCGGGCCTCGGTCGTGCGACCCGGGCCGACCTGGTCGGAGATGGGCTCGGACTGGGACGCCGACGCGGGCGCCAGGGTCCTCACCGAGTGGGTCAAGTGGGGGCACGCGCGCCACTCCCACTTCCTCAAGGCCACCGCGATCGCCGCGGCCATCACGACGGTCGTCAGCGCGCCCCGCGGCGTGCACATCAGCCCCGTCGACGTGAACCCCGAAGCCCCCATCGCGAAGGAGGAGTCGTGA
- a CDS encoding LLM class F420-dependent oxidoreductase has protein sequence MRNGIVLFTSDRGITPARLAQAAEERGFDTIYVPEHTHIPVRRDALHPTGGEDLPDDRYLRTLDPWVSLATCAAVTSRIDLSTAVALPVESDPITLAKTLATLDHLSGGRVTIGAGFGWNTDELTDHHVPAAKRRTVLAEYLGAMRALWTEEEASYDGEFVSFGPSWAYPKPPQGRIPVIIGAGAGPKTMKWIAAHADGWMTTPTTTGVAAGAELLRKEWAEAGREGQPDVRVLVAKRPTEEDFADWGASGASELIWGVPDSDETAVLGYLDKLAGRLGLGS, from the coding sequence ATGCGCAACGGGATCGTCCTCTTCACCTCCGACCGCGGCATCACGCCGGCCCGACTGGCCCAGGCGGCCGAGGAGCGGGGCTTCGACACCATCTACGTGCCGGAGCACACCCACATCCCGGTCCGCCGGGACGCCCTGCACCCCACGGGCGGCGAGGACCTGCCCGACGACCGCTACCTGCGCACCCTCGACCCGTGGGTCTCGCTCGCCACCTGCGCGGCCGTCACCAGCCGGATCGACCTGTCCACCGCCGTCGCGCTCCCGGTCGAGTCCGACCCGATCACGCTCGCCAAGACCCTCGCCACCCTCGACCACCTCTCCGGTGGCCGCGTCACGATCGGCGCCGGCTTCGGCTGGAACACCGACGAGCTCACCGACCACCACGTCCCGGCCGCCAAGCGCCGCACCGTGCTCGCGGAGTACCTCGGCGCGATGCGGGCGCTGTGGACCGAGGAGGAGGCGTCCTACGACGGCGAGTTCGTCTCGTTCGGGCCGAGCTGGGCCTACCCCAAGCCCCCGCAGGGCCGGATCCCCGTCATCATCGGCGCCGGCGCCGGCCCGAAGACGATGAAGTGGATCGCCGCCCACGCCGACGGCTGGATGACGACGCCCACCACGACCGGCGTCGCGGCCGGCGCGGAGCTGCTGCGCAAGGAGTGGGCCGAGGCCGGGCGCGAGGGCCAGCCCGACGTCCGGGTGCTGGTCGCGAAGCGCCCGACCGAGGAGGACTTCGCCGACTGGGGCGCGTCCGGCGCATCCGAGCTGATCTGGGGCGTACCCGACTCCGACGAGACGGCCGTCCTCGGCTATCTCGACAAGCTCGCGGGCCGGCTGGGGCTCGGGTCGTGA
- a CDS encoding dienelactone hydrolase family protein has product MAEVVLFHHARGLTDGVRAFADALRSAGHVVHTPDLFEGVLPDSLDAGLALIRELGDELDARADRAVAALPADLVYAGFSVGEAAAQRLAQTRAGARGALLYESCIPVTGEWAFGPWPAGVPAQVHGAEGDEFFAEDLPAARELVEVAGAELFLYPAAGHLFTDSSLPTYDAAAAAVVLERSVAFLDGLEVMPIRPE; this is encoded by the coding sequence ATGGCCGAGGTCGTCCTGTTCCACCACGCCCGCGGGCTCACCGACGGAGTCCGCGCCTTCGCCGACGCGCTCCGCTCCGCGGGCCACGTCGTCCACACGCCCGACCTGTTCGAGGGCGTCCTCCCCGACAGCCTCGACGCCGGCCTGGCCCTGATCCGCGAGCTCGGCGACGAGCTCGACGCGCGCGCCGACCGCGCGGTGGCCGCGCTGCCCGCCGACCTGGTCTACGCCGGCTTCTCCGTCGGCGAGGCGGCCGCCCAACGCCTCGCCCAGACCCGCGCCGGCGCCCGCGGCGCGTTGCTCTATGAGTCCTGCATCCCGGTCACCGGCGAGTGGGCGTTCGGTCCGTGGCCGGCGGGCGTGCCGGCGCAGGTCCACGGCGCCGAGGGCGACGAGTTCTTCGCCGAGGACCTGCCCGCCGCGCGCGAGCTGGTCGAGGTGGCCGGGGCCGAGCTGTTCCTCTACCCCGCCGCGGGGCACCTGTTCACCGACAGCTCGCTGCCGACCTACGACGCCGCGGCGGCCGCCGTCGTCCTGGAGCGGTCGGTGGCGTTCCTCGACGGACTGGAGGTGATGCCGATCAGACCGGAGTGA
- a CDS encoding ferredoxin: protein MRVVADTGLCQGHQLCQGEAPDVFGFDADADVVTVLDEHPAEDRRTDVTTAVKYCPAFALSIEED, encoded by the coding sequence ATGAGGGTCGTCGCCGACACCGGCCTGTGCCAGGGGCACCAGCTCTGCCAGGGCGAGGCCCCCGACGTGTTCGGCTTCGACGCGGACGCCGACGTGGTGACCGTGCTCGACGAGCACCCGGCCGAGGACCGTCGTACCGACGTCACCACGGCCGTGAAGTACTGCCCCGCCTTCGCGCTGTCGATCGAAGAGGACTGA